A genomic region of Nymphaea colorata isolate Beijing-Zhang1983 chromosome 2, ASM883128v2, whole genome shotgun sequence contains the following coding sequences:
- the LOC116247650 gene encoding protein DETOXIFICATION 12-like gives MALPLALVTMVQFLLQAVSLMMVGHLGSLYLSSASISSSLCNVTGYIVLLGMASALETLCGQAYGAEQYQKVGVYTQKAIVTLLLVCIPITLLWFYMEKLLILIGQDHDIAHEAGKYAVFLIPGLFGAALLLPLVKFLQSQSLVLPLLFGAVVTLCFHVLACWLLIFKLRIGHVGAAISVSLSYWMNLVILALYIKVSSVCKKTIAPFTTEAFAGIQHFLGLALPSAVMICLEYWTFELLILLSGLLPDPEVQASVLSICVYTLNVAYSIPYGLGAAASTRISNELGAGSSRKARSAFFVVILLAVIDMLTVSITLYAIRYLLAYAYSSEKEVSLYVVKVVPLVSLSSCMDAIQGVLSGVARGCGWQHLGAYVNLGAFYLLGLPISAILGFYFHFGAIGLWLGVLCGSTTQAILLSIITALTDWQKQVDKARDRVIE, from the exons ATGGCGCTTCCCCTGGCGCTCGTCACCATGGTCCAGTTCCTGCTGCAGGCCGTCTCCCTTATGATGGTCGGCCACCTCGGAAGCCTCTATCTCTCTAGCGCCTccatctcctcctccctctgcAATGTCACCGGCTACATTGTCCTT CTTGGAATGGCAAGTGCCTTGGAGACATTATGTGGTCAAGCATATGGCGCAGAACAGTACCAAAAGGTGGGAGTATATACACAAAAGGCTATAGTAACCCTCCTGCTTGTGTGCATCCCAATAACTCTTTTATGGTTCTACATGGAGAAACTGCTCATTTTGATAGGGCAAGACCATGATATTGCCCATGAAGCAGGCAAATATGCTGTCTTCTTGATCCCAGGACTTTTTGGTGCTGCTCTTTTGCTACCATTAGTAAAGTTTCTGCAGTCACAGAGTTTAGTATTGCCGTTGCTGTTTGGTGCTGTTGTGACTCTCTGCTTCCATGTTCTTGCTTGTTGGCTGTTGATCTTTAAATTAAGGATAGGACACGTTGGAGCAGCTATTTCTGTCAGTCTCTCCTATTGGATGAACTTGGTTATATTAGCACTATATATCAAAGTTTCATCTGTCTGTAAGAAAACAATTGCTCCATTCACAACGGAGGCCTTTGCCGGGATACAGCACTTCCTTGGTCTTGCACTTCCATCTGCAGTCATGAtttg TCTGGAATACTGGACATTTGAACTGCTGATATTGCTTTCCGGACTTTTACCTGATCCTGAGGTGCAAGCTTCAGTTCTTTCAATTTG TGTTTACACCCTGAACGTGGCTTATTCTATACCATATGGCCTTGGTGCTGCTGCAAG CACTCGCATTTCAAATGAATTAGGAGCTGGATCGTCAAGAAAAGCTCGGTCagctttttttgttgttatattGCTTGCTGTCATAGACATGTTAACTGTGAGTATAACTCTGTATGCCATCAGATATCTGTTGGCATATGCTTACAGCAGCGAGAAGGAAGTCAGCCTGTATGTTGTAAAGGTGGTGCCATTAGTTTCCCTGTCATCATGCATGGATGCAATCCAAGGAGTGCTCTCAG GTGTAGCGAGAGGATGCGGATGGCAGCATCTTGGGGCATATGTCAATCTTGGAGCATTTTATCTGCTTGGTCTACCAATTTCAGCCATTTTAggcttctattttcattttggagCAATTGGACTCTGGTTGGGTGTATTATGTGGTTCCACAACACAAGCAATTCTTCTCTCTATTATTACAGCACTTACCGATTGGCAGAAACAG GTTGACAAAGCAAGGGATAGAGTGATTGAATGA